A stretch of the Oncorhynchus clarkii lewisi isolate Uvic-CL-2024 unplaced genomic scaffold, UVic_Ocla_1.0 unplaced_contig_12682_pilon_pilon, whole genome shotgun sequence genome encodes the following:
- the LOC139394653 gene encoding complement C1q-like protein 2, protein MRTFVVLLFVVCSCLSELQVFQSSDIDKKPIFMETTGRTSESQLEEQRVLLQELRAIVAQQSTKLNEMGATVEELKRANGERPKVAFSASLSESKGPNSDDVILAYKHVFNNIGEAYSPLTGIFRAPVNGVYYFTYTAFTTYSKGRRVSLYKNGLVMVTVTDDVSDSEDGGTNGVTLQLDAGDEVYTRLMEGFNIYDDNNHHSTFTGFLLFT, encoded by the coding sequence ATGAGGACCTTCGTCGTTCTACTGTTTGTTGTCTGCAGCTGTCTCTCTGAGCTGCAGGTTTTTCAAAGTAGCGACATTGACAAGAAGCCAATCTTTATGGAAACCACAGGGAGGACCAGCGAGAGCCAGTTGGAGGAACAGAGAGTCCTACTCCAGGAGCTGAGAGCCATTGTGGCTCAACAGAGCACCAAACTGAATGAGATGGGAGCCACCGTGGAGGAACTGAAGAGAGCGAACGGAGAGAGACCGAAGGTGGCCTTCTCAGCCTCGCTGTCTGAATCCAAAGGACCAAATAGTGATGATGTCATCCTGGCCTACAAACATGTCTTCAACAATATTGGTGAGGCTTACAGTCCGCTGACGGGTATCTTCAGAGCACCGGTTAATGGAGTCTACTACTTCACATACACCGCCTTTACAACCTACAGCAAGGGGAGAAGAGTGTCGCTGTATAAAAATGGACTTGTAATGGTGACTGTGACCGACGATGTTTCAGACTCGGAGGACGGTGGAACCAACGGTGTCACACTGCAGTTGGATGCAGGAGACGAGGTCTACACTCGACTGATGGAAGGATTTAACATCTACGATGACAATAATCACCACAGCACCTTTACTGGCTTTCTGCTCTTCACTTAG
- the LOC139394658 gene encoding TBC1 domain family member 15-like — protein MATSASFKVLYEHDGVFIHTNSERGEEQDSLTSGSLRVLDQDGDIVLEYKPVEDVDHSAMLCAAKESSSVFEWGHRHQGSSQDPGDKPTRQVERHLGYETEWDMVHTVQFRKKPSNNEGAPPQPAPIPEKSKGSRLFFRLSDLASVRVKEEGWSYLVFTLRDCNMGVELPALHFHQGGSEVFLDCLRKYLLLT, from the exons ATGGCGACTTCAGCGAGCTTCAAG gttCTATATGAGCATGATGGAGTTTTTATACACACCAACTCAGAAAGGGGTGAGGAGCAGGATTCTCTGACTTCGGGATCCCTGCGTGTCCTGGACCAG GATGGAGACATAGTGCTGGAATATAAACCCGTGGAAGATGTTGACCACTCTGCCATGCTGTGTGCTGCCAAG GAGTCTAGCTCTGTGTTTGAATGGGGCCATCGGCACCAGGGTTCGAGCCAAGACCCAGGAGACAAGCCTACCAGGCAGGTGGAGCGCCATCTGGGCTATGAGACAGAATGGGACATGGTTCACACTGTTCAGTTcaggaagaaacccagcaacAATGAAG gtgctCCTCCTCAACCCGCTCCCATCCCAGAGAAGAGTAAGGGTTCCCGGCTGTTCTTCCGTCTCAGTGACCTGGCCTCGGTCAgggtgaaggaggagggctgGTCCTACCTGGTGTTCACCCTCAGAGACTGCAACATGGGGGTTGAGCTGCCTGCCCTACACTTTCACCAGGGAGGTAGTGAAGTCTTCCTGGACTGTCTCAGGAAATACCTGCTGCTGACAGA